Proteins encoded within one genomic window of Candidatus Zixiibacteriota bacterium:
- the mraY gene encoding phospho-N-acetylmuramoyl-pentapeptide-transferase, whose product MLLHLLYPLTQYISGMNVFRYITFRTAGATVTAIFICLILGPYFIRLLRRYQMAEIIREETPDRHKQKAGTPTMGGLIILAGIIIPTLLWADLSNIYILMVLLVTAGMGLIGYMDDYLKVVKRHPKGMVARAKMIGQILFGLIFALGLVYLTPDGQYDGTTGIPFFKNYELVLGFLYVPFIVLVITGSSNAVNLTDGLDGLAIGLAGLSFFTFAGIAYVTGRIDFSGYLQIDYLPGTGELAVFCGAAVGAAIGFLWFNAYPAEVFMGDTGSLSLGGALGAIAIILKKELLLFIVGGMFVITTLSVIIQVLSYRYRGGKRVFKMAPLHHHFELCGWHESKIVTRYWILGALFALLTLATLKVR is encoded by the coding sequence ATGTTGTTGCACCTGTTATACCCTTTGACGCAATACATCTCGGGGATGAACGTTTTTCGTTATATCACTTTCCGGACGGCGGGAGCGACCGTCACCGCGATTTTCATTTGTCTGATTTTAGGGCCTTATTTCATTCGTCTGCTGCGTCGCTATCAAATGGCTGAGATTATCCGTGAGGAGACGCCGGACCGTCATAAGCAAAAGGCCGGTACTCCGACCATGGGCGGTTTGATCATTCTGGCCGGAATAATCATCCCCACACTCCTCTGGGCCGACCTGAGTAATATCTACATCCTGATGGTGCTGCTGGTCACGGCCGGTATGGGTCTGATCGGATATATGGACGACTATCTCAAAGTAGTCAAGCGGCATCCCAAGGGAATGGTGGCGCGGGCCAAGATGATCGGGCAAATCCTGTTCGGTCTGATTTTCGCCCTCGGGTTGGTTTATCTCACCCCGGATGGACAGTACGACGGCACGACCGGGATTCCGTTTTTCAAAAATTACGAGTTGGTGCTGGGATTCCTCTATGTGCCATTTATCGTGCTGGTGATTACCGGGTCTTCGAACGCCGTGAATCTGACCGATGGTCTCGACGGCCTCGCGATCGGTCTCGCCGGACTCAGTTTCTTCACGTTTGCCGGGATCGCTTATGTCACCGGCCGTATCGACTTCTCCGGTTATCTGCAGATCGACTACCTGCCGGGGACCGGTGAACTGGCGGTGTTCTGTGGAGCGGCGGTCGGTGCGGCTATCGGTTTCCTCTGGTTCAACGCCTACCCGGCGGAAGTGTTCATGGGAGATACCGGTTCCCTGTCGCTCGGCGGAGCGCTGGGAGCTATCGCAATAATTCTGAAAAAAGAACTGCTCCTCTTTATCGTGGGCGGGATGTTCGTAATCACGACCCTGTCGGTTATTATCCAGGTTCTGTCGTACCGCTATCGAGGAGGGAAGCGAGTGTTCAAGATGGCGCCGCTGCATCATCATTTCGAGTTGTGCGGCTGGCATGAGTCGAAAATCGTAACACGCTATTGGATTCTCGGCGCGTTGTTCGCGCTGCTGACCCTGGCGACGCTGAAGGTAAGATGA